The Dioscorea cayenensis subsp. rotundata cultivar TDr96_F1 chromosome 7, TDr96_F1_v2_PseudoChromosome.rev07_lg8_w22 25.fasta, whole genome shotgun sequence genome includes a region encoding these proteins:
- the LOC120265138 gene encoding uncharacterized protein LOC120265138: MARRAPTTPQEIVARIAEVRVRGTNSGGSPSRGDESEDLSKTIVPFVPPQDAGSSDKVVDAGTSSHEVSIGVKDRDDLLRWDNSTTVPEEESPENQQARVEDAAREEVTQTQAEEASGGKSIDDPTSAEEEAAAILSEVLIAKGKKAVSKKKSQKKEKKKSKRKSFSDPEEEGEKPSSSSKKEKKKKATQQAKDSDEDKFLDKASKKKFKTVVGRGFMVERIIDEVAFEKYGLAELLKERCLYKSATFAESYSLSLVQEFYSNLLPSDKGITRVYVQGKWIPFTPACLNRFLEFKLEVKGNCEEELELNEDNWLPVPHNSSIVKELALLLFAVGTGKKFNLGRLIFQNIAKEADCTYSSTSLGKGEAVTTVNKLKIFQKLFSPGKKIYLLVGRVSPPPMSEDAVEANLLVEEEYEKMLKEQLEDAKRRQRSLSAELFIIVQQK; this comes from the exons ATGGCCCGCCGTGCTCCAACAACCCCACAAGAAATTGTTGCCCGAATTGCAGAAGTAAGGGTGAGAGGGACCAATTCTGGAGGAAGCCCATCAAGAGGAGACGAATCAGAAGATTTGTCAAAAACAATCGTCCCCTTTGTCCCTCCCCAGGATGCTGGTTCATCTGACAAAGTGGTAGACGCAGGAACCTCATCACATGAAGTGTCCATAGGCGTCAAAGACAGAGATGATCTTCTGAGATGG GATAATTCAACTACAGTTCCAGAAGAAGAAAGTCCAGAGAATCAACAGGCTAGAGTTGAAGATGCTGCAAGAGAAGAAGTGACCCAAACTCAAGCAGAAGAGGCTAGCGGAGGAAAAAGTATAGATGATCCCACTAGTGCTGAAGAAGAGGCTGCTGCTATTCTAAGTGAAGTTCTG ATTGCTAAAGGAAAGAAAGCAGTGTCCAAAAAGAAGTCacagaagaaggagaagaaaaaatcCAAGAGAAAGTCCTTCTCAGATCCAGAAGAAGAA GGGGAGAAACCATCATCAAgttctaagaaagaaaagaagaagaaggcaacCCAGCAAGCTAAGGACAGTGATGAAGACAAGTTTTTGGACAAAGCTTCGAAGAAGAAATTCAAGACTGTGGTTGGGAGAGGATTTATGGTTGAAAGAATAATAGATGAAGTGGCTTTTGAAAAGTATGGGTTGGCCGAACTACTCAAAGAAAGGTGTCTTTACAAGTCTGCAACATTTGCTGAAAGCTATAGTTTGTCACTAGTGCAAGAATTTTACAGTAATCTACTGCCATCTGACAAAGGCATCACTAGAGTTTATGTTCAAGGTAAGTGGATTCCTTTTACTCCAGCTTGCCTAAAcagattcttggagtttaaatTGGAGGTGAAAGGCAACTGTGAAGAAGAGCTTGAGTTGAATGAAGAT AATTGGTTACCAGTCCCACACAATTCCAGCATAGTGAAGGAGCTCGCGCTTTTATTATTTGCTGTAGGCACTGGTAAGAAGTTCAATCTGGGAAGGCTGATCTTCCAGAATATTGCGAAAGAAGCTGACTGTACATACTCCTCAACATCACTTGG GAAAGGAGAAGCAGTCACAACAGTGAACAAGCTGAAGATTTTCCAGAAGCTGTTCAGCCCAGGTAAGAAGATTTATTTACTTGTAGGACGGGTGTCTCCACCACCAATGTCGGAAGATGCAGTAGAGGCGAATCTATTGgttgaagaagaatatgagaagatgttgaaagagcAACTAGAAGATGCAAAGAGGAGGCAACGATCATTATCTGCAGAATTGTTCATCATTGTccaacaaaaatag